From a single Fusarium fujikuroi IMI 58289 draft genome, chromosome FFUJ_chr03 genomic region:
- a CDS encoding probable ARL1-ADP-ribosylation factor — translation MGNSMSWFSNLLFAKKEIRILILGLDNAGKTTLLYRLKVGEVVTTIPTIGFNVESVTYKNLNFNVWDLGGQTSIRPYWRCYYANTAAVIFVVDSTDIERLHTASEELSAMLNEEELKDAALLVFANKQDQPGAKGAGEISEALRLGELRDRNWSIMACSAVDGSGVNEGMDWLVQTVNQD, via the exons ACCTACTGTTTGCGAAAAAGGAGATCAGAATATTGATCCTCGGCCTG GATAACGCCGGAAAGACAACATTGCTGTACCGACTCAAG GTTGGCGAAGTTGTCACAACGATACCTACAATTGGCTTCAATGTCGAATCTGTCACATACAAGAACCTAAACTTTAACGTCTGG GATCTCGGCGGCCAAACAAGCATCCGACCTTACTGGCGGTGCTACTACGCCAACACAGCAGCCGTCATCTTCGTTGTGGACTCGACCGATATCGAGCGATTACACACCGCTTCAGAGGAGCTCTCGGCTATGCTGAACGAGGAGGAACTGAAGGATGCGGCCCTGCTGGtctttgccaacaagcaGGATCAACCAGGAGCCAAGGGCGCAGGTGAGATTTCAGAGGCACTGCGTCTGGGTGAGCTCCGCGACCGCAACTGGAGTATCATGGCCTGCTCAGCGGTCGATGGCAGCGGTGTGAATGAGGGCATGGATTGGCTTGTG CAAACTGTCAACCAGGACTAA